In a genomic window of Rhinolophus ferrumequinum isolate MPI-CBG mRhiFer1 chromosome 2, mRhiFer1_v1.p, whole genome shotgun sequence:
- the MASP1 gene encoding mannan-binding lectin serine protease 1 isoform X3, producing the protein MPANSRDTEGPQNKDKASLTPHQGRAHRQVRPGGRRPGSQEHPRQENEVETEDQLLAIFCGRESTDTEHTPGQEVVLSPGSFMSITFQSDFSNEERFTGFDAHYMAVDVDECTEREDEELSCDHYCHNYIGGYYCSCRFGYILHTDNRTCRVECHDNLFTQRTGVITSPDFPNPYPKSSECFYVIELEEGFVISLQFEDIFDIEDHPEVPCPYDYIKIKAGPKLLGPFCGEKAPEPINTQTHSIQILFRSDNSGENRGWRLSYSATGNECPGLQPPVHGKIEPLQAKYFFKDQVLISCDTGYKVLKDDAEMDTFQIECLKDGTWSNKIPTCKIADCGSPAELEHGLITFSTRNNLTTYKSEIRYSCQQPYYKMFHNITGIYTCSAQGVWMNEVLGRDQPICLPVCGQPSRSLPNLVKRIIGGRNAEPGLFPWQALIVVEDTSRVPNDKWFGSGALLSESWILTAAHVLRSQRRDNTVTPVSKEHITVYLGLHDIRDKSGAANSSAARVVLHPDFNIQNYNHDIALVQLQEPVPLGPHVMPICLPRPEPEGPAPHTLGLVAGWGISNPNVTVDEIISSGTRTLSDILQYVKLPVVPHAECKTSYESRLGNYSVTENMFCAGYYEGGKDTCLGDSGGAFVLLDDLSQSWVAQGLVSWGGPEECGSKQVYGVYTKVSNYVDWVWEQLGSPQGLGELQVER; encoded by the exons GTAGAAACTGAAGACCAGTTGCTGGCAATCTTCTGTGGCAGGGAATCCACGGACACTGAGCATACCCCTGGCCAGGAAGTGGTCCTCTCCCCTGGCTCCTTCATGTCCATCACTTTCCAGTCAGATTTCTCCAACGAGGAGCGATTCACAGGATTTGATGCCCACTACATGGCTGTGG ATGTGGACGAGTGTACAGAGCGGGAGGACGAGGAGCTGTCCTGTGATCACTACTGCCACAACTACATCGGCGGCTACTACTGCTCCTGCCGCTTCGGCTACATCCTCCACACAGACAACAGGACCTGCCGAG TGGAGTGCCATGACAACCTCTTTACCCAGAGGACCGGTGTGATCACCAGCCCCGACTTTCCCAACCCTTACCCTAAGAGCTCTGAATGCTTCTATGTGATTGAACTGGAGGAGGGTTTCGTGATCAGCCTGCAATTTGAGGACATTTTTGACATTGAAGACCATCCAGAGGTGCCGTGCCCCTATGACTACATCAAG ATTAAAGCTGGTCCAAAACTTTTGGGACCCTTCTGTGGAGAGAAAGCCCCAGAACCCATCAATACACAGACCCACAGCATCCAGATCCTGTTTCGCAGTGACAACTCAGGCGAGAACCGGGGCTGGAGGCTCTCATACAGTGCGACAG GAAATGAATGCCCAGGGCTACAGCCTCCTGTCCACGGGAAAATCGAGCCCTTGCAAGCCAAGTATTTCTTCAAAGACCAGGTGCTCATCAGCTGTGACACTGGCTACAAAGTGCTAAAG GATGATGCTGAGATGGACACATTTCAGATCGAATGTCTGAAGGATGGGACATGGAGTAACAAGATACCCACCTgtaaaa TTGCAGACTGTGGATCCCCAGCAGAGCTGGAACATGGACTGATCACCTTCTCCACCAGGAACAACCTCACCACATACAAATCTGAGATCAGATACTCCTGCCAGCAGCCTTACTACAAGATGTTCCACAATATCACAG GTATATATACCTGTTCTGCCCAAGGAGTCTGGATGAATGAAGTCCTGGGGAGAGACCAACCCATCTGCCTGCCAG TGTGTGGTCAGCCCTCCCGCTCCCTGCCAAACCTGGTCAAGCGGATCATCGGGGGCCGGAATGCTGAGCCCGGCCTCTTCCCCTGGCAGGCCCTCATCGTGGTGGAAGATACCTCGAGGGTGCCAAACGACAAGTGGTTTGGGAGTGGGGCCCTGCTCTCTGAGTCTTGGATCCTCACGGCAGCCCATGTGCTGCGCTCCCAGCGCAGAGACAACACAGTGACACCAGTCTCCAAGGAGCACATCACTGTCTACCTGGGCCTGCATGACATACGGGACAAATCGGGGGCGGCCAACAGCTCAGCTGCCCGAGTGGTGCTTCACCCAGACTTCAACATCCAGAACTACAACCACGACATAGCGCTGGTACAGCTTCAGGAGCCTGTGCCGCTGGGACCCCACGTCATGCCCATCTGCCTGCCAAGGCCCGAGCCCGAAGGCCCGGCGCCCCACACGCTGGGCCTGGTGGCTGGCTGGGGCATCTCCAATCCTAACGTGACAGTGGATGAGATCATCAGCAGCGGCACGCGGACCTTGTCAGATATCCTGCAGTATGTCAAGTTACCCGTGGTGCCACACGCCGAGTGCAAAACCAGCTATGAGTCCCGCTTGGGCAACTACAGCGTCACCGAGAACATGTTCTGTGCCGGCTACTATGAGGGCGGCAAAGACACATGCCTTGGAGACAGCGGCGGGGCGTTTGTCCTCCTTGATGACTTAAGCCAGAGCTGGGTGGCCCAAGGCCTGGTGTCCTGGGGGGGCCCTGAAGAATGTGGCAGCAAGCAGGTCTATGGGGTCTACACAAAGGTCTCCAACTATGTGGACTGGGTCTGGGAGCAGCTGGGCTCCCCACAAGGTCTGGGGGAGCTCCAGGTGGAGCGGTGA
- the MASP1 gene encoding mannan-binding lectin serine protease 1 isoform X4, which produces MSITFQSDFSNEERFTGFDAHYMAVDVDECTEREDEELSCDHYCHNYIGGYYCSCRFGYILHTDNRTCRVECHDNLFTQRTGVITSPDFPNPYPKSSECFYVIELEEGFVISLQFEDIFDIEDHPEVPCPYDYIKIKAGPKLLGPFCGEKAPEPINTQTHSIQILFRSDNSGENRGWRLSYSATGNECPGLQPPVHGKIEPLQAKYFFKDQVLISCDTGYKVLKDDAEMDTFQIECLKDGTWSNKIPTCKIADCGSPAELEHGLITFSTRNNLTTYKSEIRYSCQQPYYKMFHNITGIYTCSAQGVWMNEVLGRDQPICLPVCGQPSRSLPNLVKRIIGGRNAEPGLFPWQALIVVEDTSRVPNDKWFGSGALLSESWILTAAHVLRSQRRDNTVTPVSKEHITVYLGLHDIRDKSGAANSSAARVVLHPDFNIQNYNHDIALVQLQEPVPLGPHVMPICLPRPEPEGPAPHTLGLVAGWGISNPNVTVDEIISSGTRTLSDILQYVKLPVVPHAECKTSYESRLGNYSVTENMFCAGYYEGGKDTCLGDSGGAFVLLDDLSQSWVAQGLVSWGGPEECGSKQVYGVYTKVSNYVDWVWEQLGSPQGLGELQVER; this is translated from the exons ATGTCCATCACTTTCCAGTCAGATTTCTCCAACGAGGAGCGATTCACAGGATTTGATGCCCACTACATGGCTGTGG ATGTGGACGAGTGTACAGAGCGGGAGGACGAGGAGCTGTCCTGTGATCACTACTGCCACAACTACATCGGCGGCTACTACTGCTCCTGCCGCTTCGGCTACATCCTCCACACAGACAACAGGACCTGCCGAG TGGAGTGCCATGACAACCTCTTTACCCAGAGGACCGGTGTGATCACCAGCCCCGACTTTCCCAACCCTTACCCTAAGAGCTCTGAATGCTTCTATGTGATTGAACTGGAGGAGGGTTTCGTGATCAGCCTGCAATTTGAGGACATTTTTGACATTGAAGACCATCCAGAGGTGCCGTGCCCCTATGACTACATCAAG ATTAAAGCTGGTCCAAAACTTTTGGGACCCTTCTGTGGAGAGAAAGCCCCAGAACCCATCAATACACAGACCCACAGCATCCAGATCCTGTTTCGCAGTGACAACTCAGGCGAGAACCGGGGCTGGAGGCTCTCATACAGTGCGACAG GAAATGAATGCCCAGGGCTACAGCCTCCTGTCCACGGGAAAATCGAGCCCTTGCAAGCCAAGTATTTCTTCAAAGACCAGGTGCTCATCAGCTGTGACACTGGCTACAAAGTGCTAAAG GATGATGCTGAGATGGACACATTTCAGATCGAATGTCTGAAGGATGGGACATGGAGTAACAAGATACCCACCTgtaaaa TTGCAGACTGTGGATCCCCAGCAGAGCTGGAACATGGACTGATCACCTTCTCCACCAGGAACAACCTCACCACATACAAATCTGAGATCAGATACTCCTGCCAGCAGCCTTACTACAAGATGTTCCACAATATCACAG GTATATATACCTGTTCTGCCCAAGGAGTCTGGATGAATGAAGTCCTGGGGAGAGACCAACCCATCTGCCTGCCAG TGTGTGGTCAGCCCTCCCGCTCCCTGCCAAACCTGGTCAAGCGGATCATCGGGGGCCGGAATGCTGAGCCCGGCCTCTTCCCCTGGCAGGCCCTCATCGTGGTGGAAGATACCTCGAGGGTGCCAAACGACAAGTGGTTTGGGAGTGGGGCCCTGCTCTCTGAGTCTTGGATCCTCACGGCAGCCCATGTGCTGCGCTCCCAGCGCAGAGACAACACAGTGACACCAGTCTCCAAGGAGCACATCACTGTCTACCTGGGCCTGCATGACATACGGGACAAATCGGGGGCGGCCAACAGCTCAGCTGCCCGAGTGGTGCTTCACCCAGACTTCAACATCCAGAACTACAACCACGACATAGCGCTGGTACAGCTTCAGGAGCCTGTGCCGCTGGGACCCCACGTCATGCCCATCTGCCTGCCAAGGCCCGAGCCCGAAGGCCCGGCGCCCCACACGCTGGGCCTGGTGGCTGGCTGGGGCATCTCCAATCCTAACGTGACAGTGGATGAGATCATCAGCAGCGGCACGCGGACCTTGTCAGATATCCTGCAGTATGTCAAGTTACCCGTGGTGCCACACGCCGAGTGCAAAACCAGCTATGAGTCCCGCTTGGGCAACTACAGCGTCACCGAGAACATGTTCTGTGCCGGCTACTATGAGGGCGGCAAAGACACATGCCTTGGAGACAGCGGCGGGGCGTTTGTCCTCCTTGATGACTTAAGCCAGAGCTGGGTGGCCCAAGGCCTGGTGTCCTGGGGGGGCCCTGAAGAATGTGGCAGCAAGCAGGTCTATGGGGTCTACACAAAGGTCTCCAACTATGTGGACTGGGTCTGGGAGCAGCTGGGCTCCCCACAAGGTCTGGGGGAGCTCCAGGTGGAGCGGTGA